The Leucobacter chromiiresistens genome has a window encoding:
- the mraZ gene encoding division/cell wall cluster transcriptional repressor MraZ — MFLGTFTPRLDEKGRLILPAKFRSELADGLVITRGQERCLYVFSETEFAEMHQRLRSAPLASKQARDYLRVFLSGAHPETPDKQSRVTIPQNLREYAGLDRELAVIGAGSRAEIWDAEAWQTYLAAQEAAFSEIEEEVIPGMF, encoded by the coding sequence CCTGATCCTCCCCGCGAAGTTCCGCAGCGAACTCGCCGACGGGCTCGTGATCACGCGCGGTCAGGAGCGGTGCCTCTACGTCTTCAGCGAGACGGAGTTCGCGGAGATGCACCAGCGTCTGCGCAGCGCGCCGCTCGCGTCGAAGCAGGCGCGCGACTATCTCCGCGTCTTCCTCTCCGGGGCCCACCCTGAGACCCCCGACAAGCAGAGCCGCGTCACCATCCCGCAGAACCTCCGCGAATACGCGGGGCTCGACCGCGAACTGGCCGTCATCGGCGCCGGCTCGCGCGCGGAGATCTGGGATGCGGAGGCTTGGCAGACCTACCTGGCAGCGCAGGAGGCGGCGTTCTCCGAGATCGAGGAGGAGGTGATCCCGGGCATGTTCTAG